The Oscillatoria sp. FACHB-1407 genome includes a region encoding these proteins:
- a CDS encoding aspartoacylase codes for MSREVSGGSTELLTQALSRLRFCWAHQTYRSLYLVLISIRPATFLFPEAETMQQKQLSRVLIAGATHGNELIGAFLIHKFERSPHLITRSSFETQTLLVNPKALAARVRYIDTDLNRSFNRPCPAHELTAYEDLRAREIEQVFGPQGKAPVDVILDLHSTTSNMGLTLIIDRDDTFLLQLAAYLSAMDSSIRVYHSAHSGRGHDSLRSLARFGLGIEVGAIAQGILLADLFFRTEALIYSILDYLNQVNQGEPPVIDQPLTLYRYIRAIDYPRDPSGEIQAMIHPQLQFQDYQPLQCGDPMFLSFDGSIIPYQEPSTVYPIFINEAAYYEKGIAMCLTEKQEMGVGELGK; via the coding sequence ATGAGCCGTGAGGTTTCGGGAGGTTCGACCGAACTGCTCACACAAGCCCTGAGCCGATTACGGTTCTGCTGGGCTCACCAAACGTATCGAAGCCTGTACCTCGTTCTCATCTCAATTCGTCCCGCTACATTTCTCTTCCCGGAGGCAGAAACCATGCAACAAAAGCAACTCAGCCGAGTATTGATTGCAGGGGCAACTCACGGGAATGAGCTGATAGGTGCATTTTTAATTCACAAGTTTGAGCGATCGCCCCACTTGATCACCCGCTCCAGTTTTGAAACGCAAACGTTGTTGGTTAACCCAAAAGCCCTCGCTGCACGGGTGAGATACATTGACACAGATTTGAATCGCAGTTTTAATCGCCCCTGTCCAGCCCATGAGTTAACTGCCTACGAGGACTTGCGCGCCAGGGAAATCGAACAGGTGTTTGGCCCGCAGGGCAAGGCTCCCGTTGATGTCATTCTGGACTTGCACAGCACCACCTCCAATATGGGGTTGACCCTGATCATTGATCGTGACGATACCTTTTTGCTTCAGTTAGCAGCCTATCTAAGTGCGATGGACTCATCCATTCGGGTCTATCATTCCGCTCACTCTGGGCGTGGTCACGACTCGTTGCGATCGCTCGCCAGATTTGGGTTGGGCATTGAGGTAGGGGCGATCGCTCAAGGAATTCTGCTGGCAGATCTTTTTTTCAGAACAGAAGCCCTGATCTACTCCATCCTGGACTACCTCAACCAAGTCAATCAGGGAGAACCGCCAGTCATAGATCAACCGCTAACGCTCTATCGCTACATCAGGGCGATCGACTATCCCAGAGATCCGTCGGGTGAAATTCAAGCCATGATTCATCCGCAACTTCAGTTTCAGGACTATCAGCCTCTTCAGTGTGGCGATCCAATGTTCTTGTCCTTTGATGGCAGCATCATTCCCTATCAGGAGCCCTCAACGGTCTATCCCATCTTCATCAACGAAGCAGCTTATTACGAAAAGGGGATTGCCATGTGCCTCACCGAAAAGCAGGAGATGGGGGTCGGTGAATTGGGGAAGTGA
- a CDS encoding hybrid sensor histidine kinase/response regulator: MDMCLDHDTATADILIVDDKLENIRFLSDFLSKQNYQVRKAVNGQAALMAAKVLPPDLILLDVNMPGMGGYEVCENLKNNPETASIPVIFLSAGNNVADKVRAFQVGGIDYITKPFQLEEVLARVQTQLTLQNLQKELKNRNDQLQNMLLALQNTQAELVQKEKLVNANRIAAGIFHEINNPLSFILGNLPPAADYSQKLITLIQLYQKSYPDASPEIKEFIEDIDLDFLVPDFLKLLQSINTGAERIRSVVNALRIFSRMDESGIKPIDVCASIDSVLTILHYQLKLKDESIEIAVSKSYQEIPPFLGHANLFNQALLNLLQNAIDALLLKIDRGTQEPFQPTIWIDVRVTDEQEIQLCIKDNGIGVSQADEIHLFEPFFTTKPIGQGVGLGLFTSHQIIARLHKGHLSYQACPTGGAEFIIHVPINRDAKQLA; the protein is encoded by the coding sequence ATGGATATGTGCCTTGACCATGACACAGCTACAGCAGATATTCTCATCGTTGATGACAAACTTGAGAATATCCGTTTTTTGTCTGACTTCTTATCAAAACAAAACTATCAAGTTCGCAAAGCTGTAAACGGTCAAGCGGCTCTCATGGCTGCAAAAGTTTTACCACCCGATTTGATCTTACTGGATGTTAATATGCCAGGAATGGGGGGCTATGAGGTTTGTGAAAACCTCAAAAATAACCCTGAAACAGCTTCAATTCCGGTTATTTTTCTGAGTGCGGGAAATAATGTCGCCGATAAAGTTCGGGCATTTCAAGTTGGGGGGATCGATTACATTACAAAACCCTTCCAATTAGAGGAAGTGTTAGCCAGGGTGCAAACTCAATTGACCCTACAAAATTTGCAGAAAGAGTTAAAAAACCGCAATGACCAACTGCAAAATATGCTGTTGGCTCTTCAAAATACGCAAGCTGAGTTAGTCCAAAAAGAAAAACTAGTCAACGCTAATCGGATTGCAGCGGGAATTTTTCATGAAATTAACAATCCTCTGAGTTTTATCCTGGGCAACCTGCCACCTGCGGCTGATTACAGCCAAAAATTGATCACGCTAATTCAGCTTTATCAAAAAAGCTATCCAGATGCATCTCCAGAAATCAAAGAATTCATAGAGGATATTGACCTGGATTTTTTGGTTCCAGATTTTCTCAAATTGCTGCAATCGATTAATACAGGCGCAGAGCGAATTCGTTCAGTAGTAAATGCTTTACGCATTTTCTCCCGCATGGATGAATCAGGCATCAAACCTATTGATGTGTGCGCGAGTATTGATAGCGTTTTGACCATTTTGCATTATCAATTGAAGTTAAAAGATGAGTCAATTGAGATTGCAGTGTCGAAAAGCTATCAGGAGATTCCACCCTTTTTAGGTCACGCCAATCTATTTAATCAAGCTCTACTGAACTTATTGCAGAATGCGATCGACGCATTGTTACTAAAAATTGATCGAGGGACACAAGAGCCATTTCAACCTACCATTTGGATTGATGTACGGGTAACAGATGAACAGGAGATTCAACTGTGTATTAAAGATAATGGTATTGGTGTTTCTCAAGCAGATGAAATTCATCTCTTTGAACCCTTTTTCACGACAAAACCGATTGGACAAGGGGTTGGTTTAGGGCTATTCACCAGCCATCAAATAATTGCCAGACTGCATAAAGGACACTTGAGTTACCAGGCTTGTCCGACAGGGGGCGCAGAATTTATTATCCATGTTCCAATTAATCGGGATGCTAAACAATTAGCATGA
- a CDS encoding GAF domain-containing protein → MPKQLTLILTPAPPMFKLLQSLVSFLSYIPHGHCYLWQPPLVTLHLVSDALIAIAYFSIPAMLIYFASRRKDAPFSNVFGLFGVFIILCGVGHLLDIWTLWHPDYWVSGVERAATAFISMYTAFRLAELLPQFLAMQSPEQLEAVNQTLQAQILERQQTEETLQTIVAGTASVTGQDFFPVLVQSLATALNVSYAIITERISDSSPQAFRTLAFWSVDHLADNFEYEIAGTACEQVIEAKALFNCPDQLQQRFSDALLFQAINAQSYVGVPLLDSHQAVIGTLCILDIKPFESNTRTKTLMNVFASRAATELQRKWAEDEKHQTYEQLEFRVEERTAALVETNATLQVEIRERIAAEAALRLMAEREQAINRVVLRMRQTLDLNSIFQATTAELRQAIGCDRVLIYRFKPDWSGEIIAESVAEGWKQTILEQMSNPTLTQVAIDQPNCLTTQLSSSDVLIKDTYLQEHQGGIYRHKNSYCCVTDIYEAGFDRCYLNLLEQLQARAYVIAPIFRGNQLWGLLASYQNNMPRSWQDTEIQVVTQIGNQLGVAVQQAELLAQTQQQAEELKQAKEVADAANQAKSEFLANMSHELRTPLNAILGFTQLMQQDTDLAASHRQYIEIINQSGEHLLGLINDVLELSKIEAGQSELQETEFDLHNLLHNLESMLQLKAHSKGLSLNFNYTANVPQYIRTDENKLRQVLINLLGNAIKFTEQGSVTLQVNVQHREGLFSANGYGSSHPYKLTFEIDDTGPGIAPDELKDLFKAFQQTQTGQKSKEGTGLGLRISQGFVQLMGGEITVRSTPGQGSTFCFSIQVGLVQSPSAATTASMERVVGVAPNDTRYRILIAEDNIDNRLVLNKLLSYLGLEVQEVTNGQAAIALWEQWQPHLIFMDMHMPIIDGYEATRQIRAREAIAQHALLSTSPSATRHVTKIVALTASVFAEQRQDSLTAGCDAFISKPFRREAIFKTLSEQLGVQFVYQPLTLNESAAPKPPTIALSADALAFMPPSWINQFHLAVAQGSDVLSLKLIAQIPREHVSLIATLTQLVENYQFDQLITLTQSHVS, encoded by the coding sequence GTGCCAAAACAACTAACACTGATTTTGACTCCTGCACCACCCATGTTTAAGCTGCTGCAATCACTCGTGTCATTCCTGTCTTACATCCCCCACGGGCATTGTTATCTCTGGCAACCTCCGCTTGTAACCCTCCATCTGGTCAGCGACGCTCTAATTGCGATCGCCTATTTCTCGATTCCGGCGATGCTCATCTATTTCGCGTCACGTCGAAAGGATGCGCCTTTCTCGAACGTCTTCGGCTTGTTTGGAGTGTTTATCATTCTGTGCGGGGTCGGGCACCTGCTGGATATTTGGACTTTGTGGCATCCTGACTACTGGGTGAGTGGGGTTGAGCGGGCTGCAACTGCCTTTATATCTATGTATACAGCGTTCCGATTGGCAGAACTGTTGCCCCAGTTTTTGGCAATGCAGTCGCCAGAGCAACTGGAAGCCGTCAACCAAACGCTGCAAGCTCAGATCCTGGAACGCCAGCAAACAGAAGAAACGCTGCAAACCATCGTCGCTGGAACTGCCTCTGTAACCGGGCAGGATTTCTTTCCGGTGTTGGTTCAAAGTCTGGCAACTGCCCTCAACGTCTCCTATGCCATCATCACTGAACGAATTAGTGACTCATCCCCTCAGGCATTCCGTACGTTAGCGTTTTGGTCAGTTGACCATTTAGCAGACAACTTTGAGTATGAGATAGCCGGGACAGCCTGTGAACAGGTAATCGAAGCGAAGGCATTGTTTAATTGCCCAGATCAGCTTCAGCAGCGATTTTCAGATGCTCTCTTGTTTCAAGCGATTAACGCTCAGAGCTATGTGGGAGTGCCACTGCTGGATAGCCATCAAGCCGTTATTGGGACACTTTGCATTCTGGATATCAAGCCCTTTGAGTCAAATACCCGCACTAAAACTCTGATGAATGTATTTGCGTCGCGGGCGGCTACAGAGTTGCAACGCAAATGGGCAGAGGATGAAAAACATCAAACCTATGAGCAACTCGAATTTCGGGTAGAAGAACGCACGGCTGCACTGGTTGAAACTAATGCCACGCTGCAAGTTGAAATTCGCGAGCGCATTGCTGCTGAAGCGGCTCTGAGACTGATGGCAGAGCGAGAACAGGCTATTAACCGTGTTGTCTTACGAATGCGCCAAACCCTGGATCTGAACTCGATTTTCCAGGCGACGACGGCTGAATTGCGACAGGCAATAGGGTGCGATCGCGTCCTGATTTATCGATTCAAACCTGATTGGAGCGGCGAAATTATTGCTGAGTCAGTAGCAGAGGGTTGGAAACAGACGATCCTGGAGCAAATGAGCAACCCCACACTCACGCAAGTGGCGATCGATCAACCCAATTGTCTTACGACTCAACTCAGTAGCTCAGATGTCCTGATCAAGGACACTTACTTGCAGGAACATCAGGGAGGCATTTATCGCCACAAAAATAGTTACTGCTGCGTTACAGATATCTATGAAGCCGGGTTCGATCGCTGTTACCTGAACTTATTGGAGCAGTTGCAAGCCCGTGCCTATGTGATTGCACCGATCTTTCGGGGCAACCAATTGTGGGGTTTGTTAGCCAGCTACCAAAACAACATGCCGCGATCGTGGCAGGACACTGAGATTCAAGTCGTTACTCAGATTGGCAATCAATTGGGCGTAGCCGTCCAACAAGCCGAATTATTAGCACAAACTCAGCAGCAAGCCGAAGAACTCAAGCAAGCCAAGGAAGTCGCTGATGCAGCGAATCAGGCTAAGAGCGAATTTCTCGCCAATATGAGCCACGAGCTTCGTACCCCGCTCAACGCGATTCTGGGCTTTACCCAACTGATGCAACAAGATACAGATCTGGCTGCAAGCCACCGACAATACATCGAGATTATTAATCAAAGTGGAGAGCACTTGCTTGGTTTGATCAACGATGTTTTGGAACTCTCTAAGATTGAAGCAGGGCAATCAGAACTTCAGGAAACTGAGTTTGATCTGCACAATTTGCTGCATAACCTGGAGTCGATGCTGCAACTCAAAGCTCACTCCAAGGGCTTAAGCTTAAACTTCAACTACACCGCCAACGTGCCGCAGTACATCCGAACAGATGAAAACAAGCTGCGTCAAGTGTTGATTAACCTGTTGGGGAATGCGATTAAATTTACAGAACAGGGCAGTGTGACATTACAAGTCAATGTCCAACACCGAGAAGGGTTGTTTTCTGCCAACGGCTATGGGTCATCTCATCCGTATAAGTTGACCTTTGAAATCGATGATACGGGTCCTGGCATTGCACCGGATGAACTCAAGGATTTATTTAAGGCGTTTCAACAAACCCAAACGGGGCAGAAGTCCAAAGAAGGAACGGGGTTGGGACTGCGAATTAGCCAGGGGTTTGTGCAGTTAATGGGGGGCGAAATCACCGTCCGCAGCACACCAGGGCAGGGAAGTACTTTTTGCTTCTCGATTCAGGTGGGGTTGGTACAATCCCCATCTGCGGCTACGACAGCATCCATGGAACGAGTTGTGGGGGTTGCTCCTAACGATACTCGCTATCGCATTTTGATTGCAGAAGATAATATTGATAACCGCCTGGTATTGAACAAACTCCTGAGCTATTTGGGTCTGGAAGTTCAAGAAGTCACGAATGGGCAAGCGGCGATCGCCCTGTGGGAGCAGTGGCAACCCCATCTCATCTTCATGGACATGCATATGCCTATTATTGATGGCTATGAGGCAACCCGCCAGATTCGCGCACGAGAGGCGATCGCCCAACATGCTCTTTTATCAACGAGCCCCAGTGCCACCAGACACGTCACTAAAATAGTTGCTTTGACTGCCAGTGTCTTTGCAGAACAGCGACAAGATAGCTTAACAGCAGGATGTGATGCTTTTATCAGCAAACCATTTCGTCGAGAGGCAATCTTCAAAACACTGTCTGAGCAATTAGGTGTACAGTTCGTTTATCAGCCTCTGACCCTGAATGAGTCGGCTGCCCCAAAACCGCCTACCATTGCTCTCAGTGCAGATGCACTGGCATTTATGCCCCCTTCCTGGATCAATCAATTTCATCTAGCGGTGGCTCAAGGAAGTGATGTCCTGAGCCTGAAACTGATTGCTCAAATTCCCCGTGAGCATGTTAGCTTAATTGCCACCCTCACCCAATTGGTAGAAAACTATCAGTTTGACCAACTCATAACCCTCACTCAGTCACATGTGTCTTGA
- a CDS encoding AAA-like domain-containing protein, translating to MTSLDPISEQPLPQKRKRGVVLSSQGWQRLQAAEYLSAVRNNGGNPYTLEELSDRTGLSSKTLTKVRRRQSPVDQPSLASYFAAFGLSLVADDYISHDSDSETSNVLLTGLLQAPLKGQLPLSSPFYIYRPPAENLFLREIFQPGSLVRIRAPRQFGKTSLVAQGVKQAEERGFRTAIVSLQLARYSIPCKGTTRLFGMWHLAPTVECLPLLEPKM from the coding sequence GTGACTTCTCTTGATCCGATTTCAGAACAGCCCCTACCGCAAAAGCGAAAGCGAGGTGTTGTCCTCAGTTCGCAAGGATGGCAACGGTTGCAAGCCGCAGAGTATTTGTCGGCTGTAAGAAATAATGGTGGTAACCCCTACACCTTAGAAGAATTGAGCGATCGCACTGGGCTAAGCTCCAAAACCCTGACCAAGGTGCGACGACGACAAAGCCCCGTTGACCAACCCAGTCTTGCCTCCTACTTTGCAGCCTTTGGCTTATCACTGGTGGCAGATGATTATATCAGCCATGACTCCGACAGTGAGACATCAAATGTGCTTTTGACTGGGTTGCTGCAAGCTCCCCTCAAGGGACAACTGCCGCTCAGTTCCCCGTTTTACATCTATCGACCCCCTGCTGAAAATCTGTTCCTTCGGGAAATCTTTCAACCCGGTTCTCTGGTTCGGATTCGCGCCCCTCGACAGTTTGGCAAGACGTCGCTTGTGGCTCAAGGGGTCAAACAAGCCGAAGAACGCGGCTTTCGTACGGCGATCGTCAGCTTGCAACTGGCACGCTACTCAATTCCTTGCAAGGGCACGACGCGGCTATTTGGGATGTGGCATTTAGCCCCGACAGTCGAGTGCTTGCCTCTGCTGGAGCCGAAAATGTAA
- a CDS encoding WD40 repeat domain-containing protein, translated as MAFSPDSRVLASAGAENVTILWKTESEFRRTIHGLTALILKLLFTQDGSVIATAGNDKSIQLWPLDGTPPRTINAHEASTGRIDLSPDGKTLASVSEDATLKLWTLDGKL; from the coding sequence GTGGCATTTAGCCCCGACAGTCGAGTGCTTGCCTCTGCTGGAGCCGAAAATGTAACCATTCTCTGGAAAACGGAGAGTGAATTCCGGAGAACCATTCACGGTCTGACCGCTCTCATCCTGAAGTTGCTATTTACCCAGGATGGTAGCGTCATCGCAACGGCTGGAAACGACAAAAGCATTCAGCTTTGGCCGTTAGATGGCACTCCCCCCCGCACCATCAACGCTCACGAAGCATCGACAGGCAGAATTGACCTCAGCCCCGACGGCAAAACGTTGGCATCCGTGAGCGAAGATGCCACGCTGAAACTGTGGACTCTGGATGGCAAACTATAG
- a CDS encoding WD40 repeat domain-containing protein produces the protein MHVLMVLAIAILRVFDDAKVALVSVSWHPSGQKIAASGANGTIWIWNIDGTLLKTIKAHTAPVWDIKFSLDGQRLASTSNDKTVTLWTADGTLVKTLEGHSAAVWQIAFSPDGSLINLLSVWVKHVVNKFVAIYSNR, from the coding sequence ATGCATGTCCTAATGGTTTTGGCGATCGCTATATTACGAGTCTTTGATGATGCCAAAGTTGCTCTCGTCTCAGTATCATGGCATCCCAGTGGTCAGAAGATCGCCGCTAGCGGTGCCAATGGCACGATCTGGATATGGAACATAGACGGAACCCTGCTGAAAACTATCAAGGCACATACCGCCCCTGTCTGGGACATTAAATTTAGCCTTGATGGTCAACGGTTAGCGTCTACCAGTAATGATAAAACTGTGACACTGTGGACAGCAGATGGAACCCTTGTCAAAACCCTGGAAGGTCATAGTGCTGCCGTTTGGCAAATAGCCTTTAGCCCTGACGGTTCTCTGATAAATCTACTGTCAGTTTGGGTTAAGCACGTAGTGAATAAATTCGTGGCTATCTATAGCAACCGTTGA
- a CDS encoding peptidylprolyl isomerase, which translates to MGSNTFLFVDDQPIPIAKVLQYLQITGKMDGFIGVILRQYVVEQELQNNTDLNVTTATIEQVAAEFRLQNQLATPDQFREWLAEQGIDETQFRQRVQQDLRLGQLRTQVTQPRLQEYFIERKLYLDQVVLSRIVVASPELAEELKQQIEEGASFEQLASEYSTAEDGIFNGMMGLVSRGELPDNLRSAIDLATPGDLLGPLELDGTWSVFRYERSLPASLDNPQIQQMLQNELFDQWAVEKLQRMKIEVRIEE; encoded by the coding sequence ATGGGATCAAATACGTTTTTATTTGTGGATGATCAACCCATCCCAATTGCAAAAGTCCTGCAATACCTGCAAATCACAGGGAAAATGGATGGCTTTATTGGTGTTATCCTGCGGCAATACGTGGTGGAGCAGGAGCTCCAAAATAACACCGATCTAAATGTGACGACTGCAACGATTGAGCAAGTCGCAGCAGAGTTTCGACTGCAAAACCAACTTGCAACACCTGACCAGTTTCGGGAGTGGCTCGCGGAGCAGGGCATCGATGAAACCCAATTTCGTCAGCGGGTTCAGCAGGATCTCCGCCTGGGGCAGTTAAGAACTCAAGTGACCCAACCCCGATTGCAGGAATACTTTATCGAACGTAAGCTATACCTCGATCAGGTGGTTTTGTCGCGCATCGTGGTGGCGTCGCCAGAATTAGCCGAGGAGTTGAAACAGCAGATTGAAGAGGGAGCCAGCTTTGAACAACTTGCCAGCGAATATTCTACAGCGGAGGATGGCATCTTTAACGGCATGATGGGGTTGGTGAGTCGAGGCGAGTTGCCGGATAACTTGCGATCGGCGATCGACTTGGCAACACCGGGTGATTTGCTGGGACCTTTGGAACTGGATGGAACCTGGAGCGTGTTTCGTTATGAGCGATCGCTGCCTGCCTCTCTGGACAATCCTCAAATTCAACAAATGCTGCAAAACGAACTCTTTGACCAATGGGCAGTAGAGAAGCTCCAGCGCATGAAGATCGAAGTCCGCATTGAGGAGTAG
- a CDS encoding 3'(2'),5'-bisphosphate nucleotidase CysQ family protein, giving the protein MDTLQTIIGTPVEDILAIARSLGWGAAKILRSYYRGEPWQNTAQAEVEGQDKKDGPVTAADLAVNRYILDKLHTTFGDAFGYLSEETYKAKSAAIANEWVWILDPLDGTRDFIDKTGEYAFHLALTHLGRPVLTVVACPELDKLYYATLGGGAFVETPDGMSKRIHVSDRSHPQDLTVVVSRTHRDDRFNALLKQLPCQNQLFVGSVGGKIAAIVDQRADVYISLSGKSAPKDWDMAAPELILTEAGGAFTHADGSPLRYNTGDVNQWGCLIASNGTYHRELCDTANQILAELG; this is encoded by the coding sequence GTGGACACGTTGCAAACCATCATTGGTACACCCGTTGAAGATATTTTGGCGATCGCCCGGTCGTTGGGGTGGGGTGCTGCCAAAATCCTGCGGTCATATTATCGGGGTGAACCGTGGCAAAACACAGCCCAAGCCGAGGTTGAAGGGCAAGACAAAAAAGATGGTCCTGTAACAGCGGCTGATCTGGCGGTCAATCGCTATATCCTCGACAAACTGCACACCACGTTTGGGGATGCCTTTGGCTATCTCAGCGAGGAAACCTATAAAGCCAAGTCTGCGGCGATCGCCAATGAGTGGGTGTGGATTCTCGACCCGCTTGATGGCACTCGCGACTTCATTGACAAAACCGGAGAATACGCCTTTCACCTGGCACTCACGCATCTGGGTCGCCCCGTACTCACGGTGGTCGCTTGCCCAGAGCTAGACAAGCTATATTACGCCACGTTGGGGGGCGGTGCTTTTGTAGAAACGCCAGATGGAATGTCAAAACGAATCCATGTGTCCGATCGCAGCCATCCTCAAGACCTGACCGTTGTCGTGAGCCGCACCCACCGGGACGATCGCTTCAATGCCCTGTTGAAACAACTCCCCTGTCAGAACCAACTGTTTGTCGGTAGTGTGGGTGGCAAAATCGCAGCGATCGTCGATCAACGTGCTGATGTGTATATCTCCCTTTCGGGTAAGTCAGCCCCCAAAGATTGGGATATGGCCGCCCCAGAACTCATCTTGACCGAGGCAGGTGGAGCGTTCACCCACGCCGATGGTTCTCCGTTGAGATATAACACAGGCGACGTCAACCAGTGGGGATGCCTGATCGCCAGCAATGGGACGTATCATCGGGAATTGTGTGATACGGCTAACCAAATCTTGGCTGAATTGGGGTGA
- a CDS encoding 2-phosphosulfolactate phosphatase family protein, whose product MKLFVFHTPELVPANQASECAIAIDVLRATSTIATALNAGAEAVQVFSNIDKLMQVSEQWAPDKRLRAGERGGGTVAGCDLGNSPLDCTPDRVGGKRLFISTTNGTRCLERVRDAKTVITAALINRKAAVDFVLEQQPETVWIAGSGWEGSFSLEDTVCAGAIAHSLLTRTGTPLSELAGNDEVIAAIALFAQWQDNLLGLLHHASHGQRLLRLDCHEDLKYCAELDSLDVLPIQKEPGLLVKR is encoded by the coding sequence GTGAAACTATTTGTATTTCATACTCCTGAACTGGTGCCAGCGAATCAAGCATCCGAATGTGCGATCGCCATTGATGTTTTGCGAGCTACTAGCACAATCGCTACAGCTTTAAATGCTGGAGCCGAGGCAGTGCAAGTGTTCAGCAACATTGATAAGCTGATGCAGGTCAGCGAACAGTGGGCACCCGACAAACGATTGCGGGCAGGAGAGCGAGGCGGTGGAACCGTTGCAGGGTGCGATTTGGGTAACTCTCCGCTTGACTGTACCCCCGATCGCGTTGGAGGTAAACGGCTCTTTATCAGCACCACCAATGGGACGCGCTGTTTAGAACGAGTCCGAGATGCCAAAACAGTGATTACTGCTGCGCTCATTAACCGAAAAGCAGCCGTCGATTTTGTATTAGAGCAACAACCTGAAACCGTTTGGATTGCCGGATCGGGTTGGGAAGGCTCGTTTTCTCTAGAAGACACCGTCTGTGCCGGAGCGATCGCTCACAGCCTGTTAACCCGCACAGGCACACCCCTTAGTGAACTGGCAGGCAACGACGAAGTCATCGCGGCGATCGCTCTTTTTGCCCAATGGCAAGACAATCTGTTGGGCTTACTGCACCATGCTAGTCACGGTCAGCGATTATTGCGCCTCGACTGCCATGAAGATCTGAAATATTGCGCTGAGTTAGACAGCCTGGATGTATTGCCGATTCAAAAGGAGCCAGGGTTGCTGGTGAAACGGTAG
- a CDS encoding phycobiliprotein lyase, with the protein MIPSPILNSTTGESLITEFFKKSEGQWRSERRYYTLPEGETKEMVSFITVRFLEQGSEPLRQLARLHNITDETAMVCGTEIIWNSTEAVSGRKQSQGTTLFGALGNVLYRDRGFATPNPVTAEFYFINPDTLCLRTEYGNSVFEEELKLVGRHYRTRQTIISRAGEQQMIGQYLEKRLA; encoded by the coding sequence GTGATACCTTCTCCTATCCTGAACTCCACAACTGGCGAGTCTCTGATTACCGAGTTCTTCAAAAAATCAGAAGGACAATGGCGATCGGAACGCCGCTACTACACCCTGCCAGAGGGAGAAACGAAGGAGATGGTCAGTTTCATTACCGTCCGGTTTTTAGAACAGGGTTCAGAACCCTTGCGGCAGTTGGCTCGGCTCCATAACATCACCGATGAGACGGCAATGGTCTGTGGCACCGAAATCATCTGGAATAGCACTGAGGCGGTGTCTGGACGCAAGCAGTCTCAGGGAACAACACTGTTTGGCGCACTGGGCAATGTCCTGTATCGCGATCGCGGTTTTGCCACCCCAAACCCGGTCACGGCTGAGTTTTACTTCATTAACCCAGACACCCTGTGCCTGCGAACGGAGTACGGCAACTCCGTCTTTGAAGAAGAACTGAAGCTCGTGGGTCGTCACTATCGCACTCGACAAACCATCATCTCGCGGGCAGGAGAGCAACAGATGATCGGGCAATATCTGGAAAAACGCCTCGCCTAG